A portion of the Sphingobacterium spiritivorum genome contains these proteins:
- a CDS encoding DEAD/DEAH box helicase has translation MNFQELNLSKPLIEKLNTLQITQPTGIQKAVIPNILKGKDILGISPTGTGKTEAFALPVLHLLTENKQSEHKTLILSPTRELAQQTYLRILNCTPSEANIRTISIFGGQSYEKQAAELADDPNIVVATPGRLLDLVDQKLINLSEFKKVIIDEADELLQLGFISALFRILGYIPEDRQTLLFSATFPKELEEIVQKVLHKPFRFEVQKREEQQSTIYQYLLFVDKNDKKNLIKHLIDHYKIDAALIFTRTTHGVDRIVSDLQKHGLTAQGLYGDKSQAVRTAIVEDFKNRNFNFLVATDIASRGLHLDNLDYVINYEIPDTAEQYMHRIGRTARGIRDGYTYTFCDAEDNPNLIKLQIALKKNIPILSEHPYVLSWQKMLAHKELKSNSKRKGSKRKK, from the coding sequence TTGAATTTTCAAGAATTAAATCTTTCAAAGCCGCTGATCGAAAAGCTCAACACCCTTCAGATCACACAACCTACAGGGATACAGAAAGCTGTGATTCCGAACATCTTGAAAGGGAAAGATATCCTCGGTATATCCCCTACAGGGACGGGGAAGACAGAAGCCTTTGCACTCCCGGTTTTGCATCTTTTGACAGAAAATAAACAATCTGAACATAAAACACTGATCCTAAGTCCGACCCGCGAACTGGCACAACAGACATATCTGCGAATCCTGAACTGTACTCCTTCCGAAGCAAATATCCGTACCATATCTATCTTCGGTGGCCAGTCATATGAAAAGCAGGCAGCAGAGTTAGCAGATGATCCGAATATTGTAGTCGCCACACCCGGCAGACTGCTGGATCTTGTGGATCAGAAACTTATCAACCTGTCTGAATTTAAAAAGGTAATCATAGACGAGGCAGATGAGCTATTACAACTGGGATTTATATCTGCATTATTCCGTATACTGGGATATATTCCTGAAGACAGACAAACTCTTCTTTTTTCTGCCACTTTTCCAAAGGAACTGGAAGAAATTGTTCAGAAAGTATTGCATAAACCGTTTCGCTTTGAAGTACAGAAGCGAGAAGAACAGCAAAGCACGATCTATCAGTATTTGTTGTTTGTAGATAAAAACGATAAAAAAAACCTTATAAAACACCTTATTGATCATTATAAAATAGATGCTGCACTGATTTTTACGCGAACGACCCATGGAGTAGACCGTATTGTAAGCGACCTCCAAAAACACGGGCTCACTGCACAAGGGTTGTATGGAGACAAATCGCAGGCCGTGCGTACAGCAATAGTAGAAGATTTCAAAAACAGAAATTTCAACTTTCTTGTCGCAACGGATATTGCTTCACGGGGCCTTCACCTTGATAACCTCGATTACGTTATTAATTATGAAATTCCCGATACCGCTGAGCAGTATATGCATCGTATTGGCCGAACAGCAAGAGGAATCAGAGATGGTTATACTTACACCTTCTGTGATGCGGAAGACAACCCCAACCTGATCAAACTGCAGATTGCACTCAAAAAAAACATACCGATTTTATCCGAACATCCTTATGTGCTGAGTTGGCAAAAAATGCTAGCACACAAGGAATTAAAATCTAATTCTAAAAGAAAGGGCAGCAAGCGAAAAAAATAA